Proteins from one Amycolatopsis benzoatilytica AK 16/65 genomic window:
- a CDS encoding EamA family transporter yields MPIRDRLLAVFVAVLWGLNFIAIHATLGQFPPMFAGALRFLLIAVPTVFLVPRPRVKLRYLLGYGLGFGTGQFAFLFVAMHLGMPTGLASLVLQASAPFTVLLGAVLLRERVSGRQLAGILLAVAGMAAIAWQQSGQAALVPVLLTLLAALSWAIGNLSMRKAEPDNPLHLTLWMSVVPPLPMLALSGIFEGPSAGWHSLTTLGTKTGVIGLIGLAYVVIVGTVIGSGIWTTLMRRNPAGVVAPFSLLVPVVGLTASFFILGEVPTALTLIAAAVVIGGVLLGSLRKKPAVLEEELMPA; encoded by the coding sequence ATGCCCATCCGAGACCGTCTGCTCGCCGTGTTCGTCGCCGTCTTATGGGGCCTCAACTTCATCGCCATCCACGCCACTCTCGGCCAGTTCCCGCCGATGTTCGCCGGCGCGCTGCGGTTCCTGCTGATCGCCGTCCCGACGGTGTTCCTCGTCCCGCGGCCGCGGGTGAAGCTGCGCTACCTCCTCGGGTACGGGCTCGGCTTCGGCACCGGCCAGTTCGCGTTCCTGTTCGTCGCGATGCACCTGGGGATGCCGACCGGCCTGGCGTCGCTGGTGCTGCAAGCGTCGGCGCCGTTCACCGTGCTGCTCGGCGCGGTCCTGCTGCGCGAACGCGTCTCGGGACGGCAACTGGCCGGGATCCTGCTGGCGGTGGCCGGGATGGCCGCGATCGCGTGGCAGCAGTCCGGCCAGGCCGCGCTGGTGCCCGTACTGCTGACCCTGCTGGCCGCGCTGAGCTGGGCGATCGGCAACCTGAGCATGCGCAAGGCAGAGCCGGACAACCCGCTGCACCTGACGCTGTGGATGTCGGTGGTGCCGCCGCTGCCGATGCTGGCGCTGTCCGGAATCTTCGAAGGCCCGAGCGCCGGCTGGCACTCGCTGACCACGCTCGGCACGAAGACCGGCGTGATCGGCCTGATCGGGCTCGCGTACGTGGTCATCGTCGGCACCGTCATCGGCTCCGGCATCTGGACCACGTTGATGCGCCGCAACCCGGCGGGCGTGGTGGCGCCGTTCTCGCTGCTGGTACCGGTGGTCGGCCTGACCGCGTCGTTCTTCATCCTCGGCGAGGTGCCGACGGCGCTGACCCTGATCGCGGCGGCGGTGGTGATCGGCGGCGTGCTGCTGGGATCGCTGCGGAAGAAGCCGGCCGTGCTGGAGGAAGAGCTGATGCCAGCCTGA
- a CDS encoding DedA family protein, whose product MNIDHILEAIPPLSVYLLVGLVVMIESLGIPLPGEIVLVSAALLASSHSGLNPLWIGALASAGAIIGDSIGYLIGRKGGKRLFAWAGRKFPKHFGPAHIASAEKMFHKHGMWAVFFGRFVAVLRILAGPLAGSLNMHYPRFLTANALGGIVWAGGTTTLIYYLGVVADKWLKGFQWAGLGAALVIGLVVTLILKKRMAKHAEADLAATKADEKNDAVA is encoded by the coding sequence GTGAACATCGACCACATCCTGGAGGCGATTCCTCCATTGTCGGTCTACCTGCTGGTGGGCCTGGTGGTCATGATCGAAAGCCTGGGCATTCCGCTGCCCGGCGAGATCGTACTGGTGAGCGCGGCTCTGCTGGCGTCGTCGCACAGCGGGCTGAACCCGTTGTGGATCGGTGCGCTGGCGAGTGCGGGCGCGATCATCGGCGACAGCATCGGGTACCTGATCGGACGCAAGGGCGGCAAACGCCTGTTCGCCTGGGCGGGCCGGAAGTTCCCGAAGCACTTCGGACCGGCGCATATCGCGAGCGCGGAAAAAATGTTCCACAAGCACGGCATGTGGGCGGTGTTCTTCGGCCGGTTCGTCGCGGTGCTGCGCATCCTGGCCGGCCCGCTCGCCGGTTCGCTGAACATGCATTACCCGCGCTTCCTGACCGCGAACGCGCTGGGCGGCATCGTGTGGGCGGGCGGCACCACGACGCTCATCTACTACTTGGGCGTGGTCGCCGACAAGTGGCTGAAGGGCTTCCAGTGGGCCGGGCTCGGCGCGGCGCTGGTGATCGGCCTGGTGGTGACGCTGATCCTGAAGAAGCGGATGGCCAAGCACGCGGAAGCGGACCTGGCGGCGACGAAGGCGGACGAGAAGAACGACGCGGTCGCCTGA
- a CDS encoding ABC transporter ATP-binding protein, with protein sequence MALLEVRDLKVVFQRRGEQPFTAVDGVSFDVEPGQTVGLVGESGCGKSVTSLAIMRLLAKRGNTVSGSVRFEGTDLLTLSEREMRDRRGRDLGMVFQDPLSSLNPVIPIGLQITEVLERHRDMPRKKARIEAAELLDKVGIPDPTRRLSEYPHQLSGGMRQRALIAIALACRPRLLIADEPTTALDVTIQAQILALLRELVQDTGTALIMITHDLGVVAGLCDEVNVLYGGRIVERNERHALFAEPRHPYTHGLLASIPRLDEGRGEKLVPIRGSVADNIPWDSGCAFAPRCPNAIAACRESSPDLVPDGNGLLRCFNPVERAVAAGGGVR encoded by the coding sequence GTGGCACTTCTTGAAGTCCGCGACCTGAAGGTCGTGTTCCAGCGCCGGGGCGAGCAGCCGTTCACCGCGGTGGACGGCGTCAGCTTCGACGTCGAGCCCGGCCAGACCGTCGGGCTGGTCGGCGAGTCCGGCTGCGGCAAGTCGGTGACCTCGCTGGCGATCATGCGGCTGCTGGCCAAGCGCGGCAACACGGTCAGCGGTTCGGTGCGCTTCGAGGGCACCGACCTGCTGACGCTGTCCGAACGCGAGATGCGTGACCGGCGCGGCCGCGACCTCGGCATGGTGTTCCAGGATCCGCTGTCCTCGCTGAACCCGGTCATCCCGATCGGGCTGCAGATCACCGAGGTGCTGGAGCGCCACCGCGACATGCCGCGCAAGAAGGCGCGGATCGAGGCGGCGGAGCTGCTCGACAAGGTCGGCATCCCGGACCCGACGCGCCGGCTTTCCGAGTACCCGCACCAGCTTTCCGGTGGGATGCGGCAGCGCGCGCTGATCGCGATCGCGCTGGCCTGCCGTCCGCGGCTGCTGATCGCGGACGAGCCGACCACCGCGCTCGACGTGACGATCCAGGCGCAGATCCTCGCTCTGCTCCGGGAACTGGTGCAGGACACCGGCACCGCGCTGATCATGATCACGCACGACCTTGGTGTGGTCGCCGGGCTGTGCGACGAGGTCAACGTGCTCTACGGCGGCCGGATCGTGGAACGCAACGAACGGCACGCGCTGTTCGCTGAGCCGAGGCATCCGTACACGCACGGCCTGCTGGCCTCGATTCCGCGGCTGGACGAGGGCCGCGGCGAAAAGCTGGTGCCGATCCGCGGTTCGGTGGCCGACAACATCCCGTGGGACAGCGGGTGCGCGTTCGCGCCGCGCTGCCCGAACGCGATCGCGGCCTGCCGGGAGTCCTCGCCGGACTTGGTGCCGGACGGAAACGGTTTGCTGCGCTGCTTCAACCCGGTGGAGCGGGCTGTGGCGGCTGGAGGAGGGGTCCGATGA
- a CDS encoding SDR family oxidoreductase, with product MSGELAGKVALVAGGTRGASRAIAVELGRAGAYVYVTGRTTRSQRSEVDRPESIEDTLDLIEAAGGSGSALRVDHLVSDEVAALANRVEAEHGGLDLLVDGIWGGDRYLEWGKPVWEHSLDSSLRMMRLSLDAHLITSHHLFPLVIKRRGLVVELTDGTAEYNRKYREGTSLPYYLAKAAINVLAVGEAAELTKHDCTAVAFTPGWMRSEAMLEIFGVTEENWRDATEREPHFVISETPTFSGRTVVALAADPDRDRWNGQTVSSGQLAKVYEIDDVDGSRPDAWRYIEEVQEPGKPADTAGYR from the coding sequence ATGAGCGGGGAACTGGCCGGCAAGGTCGCGCTCGTGGCGGGCGGCACGCGCGGGGCGAGCCGGGCGATCGCGGTCGAACTGGGCCGGGCCGGGGCGTACGTGTACGTCACCGGCCGCACCACCCGGAGCCAGCGGTCCGAAGTGGACCGCCCGGAGTCCATTGAGGACACACTGGACCTGATCGAGGCGGCCGGCGGCAGCGGAAGCGCGCTACGGGTCGATCACCTGGTGAGCGACGAGGTCGCCGCGCTGGCCAACCGGGTGGAGGCCGAGCACGGCGGCTTGGACCTCCTGGTCGACGGCATCTGGGGCGGCGACCGCTACCTGGAGTGGGGCAAGCCGGTCTGGGAGCATTCGCTGGACTCGAGCCTGCGGATGATGCGGCTGTCCCTCGACGCCCACCTGATCACCAGCCACCATCTGTTTCCGCTGGTCATCAAGCGACGCGGACTCGTGGTCGAGCTGACTGACGGCACCGCCGAGTACAACCGGAAATACCGCGAGGGCACGTCTTTGCCGTACTACCTGGCGAAGGCGGCGATCAACGTGCTGGCCGTCGGCGAGGCCGCGGAGCTGACGAAGCACGACTGCACCGCGGTCGCGTTCACCCCCGGCTGGATGCGCTCCGAGGCGATGCTCGAAATCTTCGGCGTCACCGAGGAAAACTGGCGCGACGCGACCGAGCGCGAACCGCACTTCGTCATCTCGGAAACGCCGACCTTCTCCGGCCGCACCGTCGTCGCGCTGGCAGCGGACCCGGACCGGGACCGCTGGAACGGCCAGACCGTCTCCAGCGGCCAGCTGGCCAAGGTCTACGAGATCGACGACGTGGACGGCAGCCGCCCGGACGCTTGGCGCTACATCGAGGAGGTCCAGGAACCAGGCAAGCCCGCGGACACCGCCGGCTACCGCTGA
- a CDS encoding YciI family protein, producing MKYLVLIYGNPASRAAWAGMTDEQKAEGLRAYQRFHEELAGTGERIVSERLAAPELTKQVHVRPDGVSTTDGPFAEIKEQLAGFYLLECDSEARALEIAARIPEAPYATIEVRPVMGLTGDVDFEL from the coding sequence ATGAAGTATCTGGTCCTGATCTACGGCAACCCGGCGTCGCGCGCGGCGTGGGCGGGGATGACCGACGAACAGAAAGCTGAGGGCTTGCGCGCTTACCAGCGCTTCCACGAGGAGCTGGCGGGCACTGGCGAGCGGATCGTGTCCGAGCGGCTGGCCGCGCCGGAGCTGACGAAACAGGTGCACGTCCGGCCCGATGGGGTGAGCACGACCGACGGCCCGTTCGCCGAGATCAAGGAGCAGCTGGCCGGCTTCTACCTGCTGGAATGCGATTCGGAAGCGCGAGCGCTGGAGATCGCCGCCCGGATCCCGGAGGCCCCGTACGCGACCATCGAGGTGCGACCGGTGATGGGGCTGACCGGGGACGTGGACTTCGAGCTGTGA
- a CDS encoding LysR family transcriptional regulator, with protein sequence MDLGRLRTLREFADRGSVTAAALALHCTPSAISQQLRALQAEVGIALTEPAGRGLRLTDAGRALVARADEVLAALDRAESELDTYRSAPRGRVRIAIFQSAGLMLLPGLLRRIERHEHLEIDVRDVDMVPSQVPGLVADYDVVVAHRDEHAAEFDSERLDVVPLLREPLDVALPVGHRLARHRRVGLTDLADERWISVDHGFPVDDVLRSLTVRTGVRPQIVQRINDFRITERLVAAGHGIALMPRYTMDTRRGSGLVGRPLAGIRAARLIEVVCRTGAADRPAVATVIDEMHAEVAELTT encoded by the coding sequence ATGGACTTGGGCCGGCTGAGGACGCTGCGGGAGTTCGCCGATCGGGGCAGCGTGACCGCCGCCGCCCTGGCGCTGCACTGCACGCCATCGGCGATCTCGCAGCAGCTGCGCGCGCTGCAGGCGGAGGTCGGCATCGCGCTCACCGAACCGGCCGGCCGCGGCCTCCGGCTCACCGACGCCGGTCGCGCCCTGGTCGCCCGCGCCGACGAGGTGCTCGCCGCGCTGGACCGGGCCGAATCGGAGCTGGACACCTATCGCAGCGCCCCGCGCGGGCGGGTGCGGATCGCGATCTTCCAGTCCGCCGGGCTGATGCTGCTGCCCGGCCTGCTGCGCCGGATCGAACGGCACGAGCACCTCGAGATCGACGTCCGCGACGTCGACATGGTCCCGTCGCAGGTCCCCGGCCTGGTCGCGGACTACGACGTGGTCGTCGCGCACCGCGACGAGCACGCGGCCGAGTTCGACTCCGAACGGCTCGACGTGGTCCCGCTGCTGCGCGAGCCCCTGGACGTCGCGCTCCCGGTCGGCCATCGGCTCGCTCGGCACCGCCGCGTCGGGCTGACCGACCTCGCCGACGAGCGCTGGATCTCAGTCGACCACGGCTTCCCGGTCGACGACGTCCTGCGCTCGCTGACTGTGCGCACCGGCGTCCGGCCGCAGATCGTCCAGCGGATCAACGACTTCCGGATCACCGAGCGGCTGGTCGCGGCCGGCCACGGCATCGCGCTGATGCCCCGGTACACCATGGACACTCGGCGCGGCAGCGGACTGGTCGGCCGCCCGCTGGCCGGCATCCGGGCGGCGCGGCTGATCGAGGTGGTGTGCCGGACCGGCGCGGCGGACCGGCCGGCGGTGGCGACGGTGATCGACGAGATGCACGCCGAAGTCGCGGAGCTGACGACTTGA
- a CDS encoding ABC transporter ATP-binding protein yields the protein MTTANTDEVLLEVTDLKVHFPIKRGIVVDRTVGHVFAVDGVDLSIRRGETYGLVGESGCGKSTLGRAILRLNEPTSGKVVFDGTDVAQLKGEKLRTARRRMQMVFQDPMSSLDPRQSVESILVEGMRAHGLDKDKESTAKRLRELLAAVGLPETALRKYPHEFSGGQRQRIGIARALSVEPELIVADEPVSALDVSVQAQVVNLLEDLQEELGLTYLVIAHDLAVVRHISDRIGVMYLGSLVEETTSDELYRNPLHPYTRALLSAIPVPDPVVEDSREQILLTGDLPSPANPPSGCRFHTRCPWRQESLCDTDRPQLREIGAGHRVACHYAEDIRDGRIQPHKVEPELVEASALNPDLGPPDVGSAAEIL from the coding sequence ATGACGACGGCCAACACCGACGAGGTGCTGCTCGAGGTCACCGACCTCAAGGTGCACTTCCCGATCAAGCGCGGCATCGTCGTGGACCGCACGGTGGGCCACGTGTTCGCTGTGGACGGTGTCGACCTGTCGATCCGGCGCGGTGAGACCTACGGCCTGGTCGGCGAGTCCGGCTGCGGCAAGTCGACCCTGGGCCGGGCGATCCTGCGGCTCAATGAGCCGACCAGCGGCAAGGTGGTCTTCGACGGCACCGACGTCGCCCAGCTCAAGGGCGAGAAGCTGCGCACGGCGCGGCGGCGGATGCAGATGGTGTTCCAGGACCCGATGTCGAGCCTGGACCCGCGTCAGTCGGTCGAGTCGATCCTCGTCGAGGGGATGCGCGCGCACGGCTTGGACAAGGACAAGGAGTCCACCGCGAAGCGGCTGCGCGAGCTGCTGGCCGCGGTCGGCTTGCCGGAGACCGCGCTGCGGAAGTACCCGCACGAGTTCTCCGGCGGCCAGCGCCAGCGCATCGGCATCGCCCGGGCGCTGTCGGTGGAGCCGGAGCTGATCGTCGCCGACGAACCGGTGTCCGCACTGGACGTCTCGGTGCAGGCGCAGGTGGTGAACCTGCTGGAGGACCTGCAGGAAGAGCTCGGTCTCACCTATTTGGTGATCGCGCACGACCTGGCGGTGGTCCGGCACATCTCCGACCGGATCGGCGTGATGTACCTCGGCTCGCTGGTCGAGGAGACGACGTCGGACGAGCTGTACCGCAATCCGCTGCACCCCTACACCCGGGCGCTGCTCTCGGCGATCCCGGTGCCGGACCCGGTGGTGGAGGACAGTCGCGAGCAGATTCTGCTGACCGGCGACCTGCCGTCGCCGGCCAACCCGCCGTCCGGCTGCCGGTTCCACACCCGCTGCCCGTGGCGGCAGGAGAGCCTGTGCGACACCGATCGCCCGCAGCTGCGGGAAATCGGCGCCGGACACCGGGTGGCCTGCCACTACGCGGAGGACATCCGCGACGGGCGGATCCAGCCGCACAAGGTGGAGCCGGAGCTGGTCGAGGCCAGTGCGCTGAACCCGGACCTCGGTCCGCCGGACGTCGGTTCGGCCGCTGAGATCCTCTGA
- a CDS encoding RNA polymerase sigma factor produces the protein MIEDVLRDLTPQVVSALVRRYGDFGKCEDAVQEALLAAAVQWPRDGVPDNPRAWLITTASRRRIEMWRSEAARIRREETVAALEPPDPEPVVQDDTLALLMLCCHPALTRPSQVALTLRAVGGLTTAEIARAFLVPEPTIGQRISRAKQKLRGADFVLPPPGELPDRVAAVLQVLYLVFTEGHTASAGEAVNRVELTAEAIRLTRQLHAQLPEDGEVTGLLALMLLTDARRPARTGPGGVPIPLADQDRSRWDASAIAEGSALIEHALSTSAVGPYQLQAAIAAVHDEAPTADATDWPQILLLYDLLQQLAPGPMVTLNRLVALAQVEGPAAALAELDALDQLDHYRVDVVRAHLLELSGDAAGARACYQRAARRTLSLPERAYFESRVLPDMPGKV, from the coding sequence GTGATCGAGGACGTCCTGCGCGACCTGACTCCGCAGGTCGTGAGCGCGCTCGTGCGCCGCTACGGCGACTTCGGCAAATGCGAGGACGCCGTGCAGGAGGCGCTGCTCGCGGCCGCGGTGCAGTGGCCGCGAGACGGGGTGCCGGACAATCCGAGGGCCTGGCTGATCACCACGGCGTCGCGCCGGCGGATCGAAATGTGGCGCAGCGAAGCCGCTCGCATCCGGCGCGAGGAGACGGTGGCCGCGCTCGAACCGCCGGACCCGGAGCCGGTCGTCCAGGACGACACGCTCGCTTTGCTGATGCTGTGCTGCCATCCCGCGCTGACCCGGCCGTCCCAGGTGGCCTTGACGCTGCGCGCGGTCGGCGGCCTGACCACCGCCGAGATCGCCCGGGCGTTCCTGGTGCCGGAGCCGACCATCGGCCAGCGGATCAGCCGGGCGAAACAGAAACTGCGCGGTGCGGACTTCGTCCTGCCGCCGCCGGGCGAGCTGCCCGACCGCGTCGCCGCCGTGCTGCAGGTGCTGTATCTGGTGTTCACCGAGGGCCACACCGCCAGCGCGGGCGAGGCGGTAAATCGGGTCGAGCTGACCGCGGAAGCGATCCGGCTGACCCGGCAGTTGCACGCCCAGCTTCCCGAGGACGGCGAAGTCACCGGTCTGCTGGCGCTCATGCTGCTCACCGACGCCCGCCGCCCCGCCCGCACCGGCCCCGGCGGCGTCCCGATCCCGCTGGCGGACCAGGACCGCTCGCGCTGGGACGCGTCCGCGATCGCCGAAGGCAGCGCGCTCATCGAGCACGCGCTGAGCACCAGTGCAGTCGGGCCGTATCAGCTGCAAGCCGCCATCGCCGCGGTCCACGACGAGGCACCCACCGCGGACGCCACCGATTGGCCGCAGATTCTGCTCTTGTACGACCTGCTCCAGCAGCTGGCTCCCGGCCCGATGGTCACGCTCAACCGCCTGGTCGCGCTGGCCCAGGTCGAAGGCCCAGCGGCCGCGCTGGCCGAACTGGACGCGCTGGACCAGCTCGACCACTACCGGGTCGACGTGGTCCGCGCGCATTTGCTGGAGCTCTCCGGCGACGCGGCGGGTGCCCGCGCTTGCTATCAGCGGGCCGCTCGGCGCACGCTGAGCTTGCCGGAACGCGCGTATTTCGAATCGCGAGTTTTGCCGGATATGCCGGGAAAAGTCTGA
- a CDS encoding DedA family protein — protein MNTTTAGLVLLFVVSLVPLLPTEVTLLGMGIAAAQHGTPLAVVIAVASVGCLLSDQALYALGRFGGARVLSRLTRRRKLAAGLEWLDGRLQRHPRPVLVVARWLPSGGTVGALLAGSLKWRFSEFLTASAVGVLLWTSYVAILGYAGGQLIAEPGFSMALSLAVALLLGTAITFGIRRNSTSPVPSPAA, from the coding sequence ATGAACACTACGACGGCTGGACTGGTGTTGCTGTTCGTCGTCTCGCTGGTGCCGTTGCTGCCCACCGAGGTGACGCTGCTCGGCATGGGCATCGCCGCCGCGCAGCATGGGACTCCGTTAGCGGTCGTGATCGCGGTCGCGAGCGTCGGCTGCCTCCTGTCCGACCAGGCCCTGTACGCCCTCGGCCGGTTCGGCGGGGCGCGCGTGCTGTCCCGGCTCACCCGCCGGCGCAAGCTGGCCGCCGGGCTGGAGTGGCTCGACGGGCGACTGCAGCGGCACCCGCGTCCGGTCTTGGTCGTCGCCCGCTGGCTGCCCTCCGGCGGAACCGTCGGCGCGCTGCTCGCCGGTTCGCTGAAGTGGCGGTTCTCCGAGTTCCTGACCGCGTCCGCGGTGGGCGTCCTGCTGTGGACGTCGTACGTCGCGATCCTCGGCTACGCGGGCGGCCAGCTGATCGCCGAGCCTGGGTTCAGCATGGCGCTGTCCCTGGCGGTCGCGCTGCTGCTCGGCACCGCGATCACGTTCGGGATCCGGCGGAACTCGACTTCGCCAGTGCCCAGTCCAGCGGCCTGA
- a CDS encoding helix-turn-helix transcriptional regulator, with translation MRAERLVALLFTLHRKRAGTVGELANELGVTERTLRRDLAALREAGVPLWSEPGRYGGVRLVDGWRSRLDGLTSREAVALLALDVPDALAGLGLGTAVAAAHAKVSASMPAQLQEQARTVAGRFHLDASAWFSSPDDAAALPAVAKAVWTQRQLDVRYRRRDKVARRTLDPLGLVLKAGVWYLVARVDASFRTYRVSRLEGVAENGETFARPEEFSLADWWRASSAEFEKMPLPVRVTARLDASAVRALRRVFGPEHVHEVLVSLGPPSEDGWAEAEFALESDEVAVGQLTSLGPGVEVRTPPEIRAAVAEFGQALADRNRP, from the coding sequence GTGCGAGCTGAGCGCCTGGTCGCGCTGCTCTTCACGCTGCATCGCAAGCGCGCGGGCACCGTCGGGGAGCTGGCGAACGAACTGGGCGTGACCGAACGGACGCTGCGCCGCGATCTCGCGGCCCTGCGTGAAGCCGGCGTACCGCTCTGGAGCGAACCAGGGCGGTACGGCGGCGTCCGGCTGGTCGATGGCTGGCGTTCGCGGCTCGACGGCCTCACTTCGCGCGAGGCCGTCGCGCTGCTCGCCTTGGACGTGCCGGACGCGCTCGCCGGGCTCGGTCTCGGCACCGCAGTGGCGGCCGCGCACGCGAAAGTGTCCGCGAGCATGCCGGCGCAGCTGCAGGAACAGGCCCGGACAGTCGCCGGTCGGTTTCATCTCGACGCGTCGGCCTGGTTCAGTTCGCCGGACGACGCGGCAGCACTGCCCGCGGTCGCGAAGGCGGTGTGGACGCAGCGGCAGCTCGACGTCCGGTACCGGCGACGTGACAAGGTCGCCCGGCGGACGCTCGATCCGCTGGGGCTCGTGCTGAAGGCCGGGGTCTGGTACCTGGTGGCGCGGGTCGACGCTTCTTTCCGCACGTATCGGGTGTCCCGGCTGGAAGGGGTCGCCGAGAACGGCGAAACCTTTGCCCGGCCGGAGGAATTCTCTCTCGCCGACTGGTGGCGCGCGTCGTCGGCGGAGTTCGAGAAGATGCCGCTGCCGGTCCGGGTGACCGCACGGCTCGACGCGTCCGCGGTGCGGGCGTTGCGCCGGGTTTTCGGGCCGGAGCACGTGCACGAGGTGCTCGTGTCGCTCGGGCCGCCTTCCGAGGACGGCTGGGCGGAGGCCGAGTTCGCCTTGGAGAGCGACGAAGTCGCGGTCGGACAGCTGACTTCGCTCGGACCCGGGGTCGAGGTCCGGACCCCGCCGGAGATCCGGGCCGCGGTCGCGGAGTTCGGCCAGGCACTCGCCGACCGCAACCGTCCGTGA
- a CDS encoding YybH family protein, translating into MAENEIRELLAERTAATHAKDANRIVAIYAADAVKFDLAPPLRTTGASADYVAQWLSTFDGPVAYEYHDPEITASGDLAVVTALATLSAVPSGAPEPFTLWFRTTLTLRRNDNGWLVTHEHNSTPFHMDGSFRAAIDLAP; encoded by the coding sequence ATGGCTGAGAACGAAATCCGCGAACTGCTGGCCGAACGCACCGCCGCGACGCACGCGAAGGACGCGAACCGGATCGTCGCCATTTACGCCGCCGACGCGGTGAAGTTCGACCTCGCCCCGCCGCTGCGCACGACCGGTGCCTCCGCGGACTATGTCGCGCAGTGGCTGAGCACCTTCGACGGTCCTGTCGCCTACGAGTACCACGATCCGGAGATCACCGCCTCCGGCGATCTCGCCGTCGTGACCGCACTGGCAACGCTCAGCGCGGTGCCCAGCGGCGCACCCGAACCATTCACGCTCTGGTTCCGCACCACGCTTACCCTGCGGCGCAACGACAACGGCTGGCTTGTCACGCATGAGCACAACTCGACGCCATTCCACATGGACGGCTCGTTCCGGGCCGCGATCGACCTGGCGCCCTGA
- a CDS encoding DUF3592 domain-containing protein, giving the protein MTIPPPEPGNRPARLGVGDWALLLLAVLFLVGGPLAMIGGSNADATAVRLRESGTRINGSVVDFNDAAKGSRYRKMTVRYAAADGATYTVVADVGAEQHPKVGDQVTVRVDASSPKSSIVEGYESPSSQLFSLGLIFTSLGLLLGAGFFASRRFLGRLRKEYPGFSG; this is encoded by the coding sequence GTGACCATCCCGCCGCCGGAACCCGGGAATCGGCCCGCGAGGCTGGGGGTGGGCGACTGGGCGTTGCTCTTGCTGGCGGTCTTGTTCCTGGTGGGCGGCCCGCTGGCGATGATCGGCGGATCGAACGCCGATGCGACGGCCGTGCGGCTGCGCGAGTCCGGGACGCGGATCAATGGGTCCGTTGTGGACTTCAACGACGCGGCCAAGGGCTCCCGTTATCGCAAGATGACCGTGCGATACGCCGCTGCCGACGGAGCGACGTACACAGTGGTCGCCGACGTCGGAGCCGAGCAGCATCCGAAGGTCGGCGACCAGGTCACCGTCCGGGTGGATGCGAGCAGCCCGAAGAGTTCGATCGTCGAGGGCTACGAATCGCCGTCCAGCCAGCTGTTCAGCCTCGGGCTGATCTTCACCTCCCTCGGGCTGCTCCTCGGCGCGGGGTTCTTTGCCAGCAGGCGGTTTCTCGGGCGGCTGCGGAAGGAATACCCGGGCTTCTCCGGTTGA